The window GCGGTCGTCCCAGATCCGTCGGACCTGTGGACTACCGTAATATCTGTATGGGGAAGACTCGCTGTCGGGTTCATCTTCTTCAGCGTCGCGTCATCCCAGTACTTAATCTCCCCGAGATAGATCTTGCAGAGCGCTGTCGAATCGAGTTTCAGTTCGCCATCCTTCACCCCCTGGATGTTCACAACAGGAACAACACCCCCGATTACTGCGGGGAACTGAATCAGCTTATCCCCTCCCAGCTTCTCCGGCTTCAGCGGGTCATCGGATGCCCCGAAGTCAACGGTCCGCTCCGTAATCTGCCTCTGTCCGCCTCCCGAGCCGATGGACTGATAATTCAGTTTCACCCCCGTAACCTTGTTGTAATCAAAGGCCCAGGCAGAGTAGACGGGATAGGGGAATGTCGCACCCGCCCCGTTCAGCGTCTCTTCCGCTCCGACAAGCGTAAAAGAAAGAAGCACGGTGATTGCAACGAGCAGACTCAAAAGATTCTTCATATTTCTCCTCCTTATATTATGTTCGGATATGTTCTTTTAACATACAACCCTCTCTGTTACAAGCATGTTACGGCAATGTTACAGTTCTGTTAAATCGTCTTTTCACCTCCTTCAGATTCCTGACAGGTGACTCTCACTAGTGAGAAGAACTCCCCCTTGCCTGACCGAGAGACTTGTACACCCGGGAAAGACATTACCCGATAATGACAGATGATTATTTGAGTGAAGTTACGAAGTGTTACATTGTGAGGCGTTACGCTTCCCCGGACACGATATCGCGGTGGCGAGGTTGACCGGATGAGCAATATGCCGTTATGACTGTTTCCATATCGCCCATCCTCTTTCGATCAGCAGGGGCGATGGCTGAGCAATCCTCTCGCGTCGCGGCAAACTCCGTCAACGTCTTTCTGTTGTCCCGATCGGGGTCTCCCTGCGGTCATCCTCAGGCAATAAAGTGGATATTTCACACACAATCGTGCAGAGGGACAAGACGGCCTCTTTTATTCTCAGCCGTAATCTTCTGCATGAAGAAAGGACATTTCTTGTGGCTCTTCTTCTTGCAGTATTCCTGAAGCTGAAAACTGCTCGGCACATAAACCGTATCATCGATCCGACATGCTGCGACGAGCCAGAGATTCAAATGCGGACATTTCATGGCTTCCTCCATATGTTCCTCAGAGATTTCGGCCTTAAGACACTTACGTCCCGGGGCAGCGATTTCTCCCAGATAATGAACGGGCATTCCTCGCGTCTTTCCTCGCAAAAAAAGCTGCCGAAACGCTCCGTCACAGGGATTCCCCTCTGACATCTCAAATCTTCCGTGAGATAGTCAACGCACACCATCCCTATCTCCTCCTCAGAATCTTCGCAAGGAATATCGGACAATTGTCGTAGTCCTCGTTGTCGCAGAACGTAACTCTTATCCTCAGAGAAGGAAGCAGCGAAGAGAGCGCGGCCCTGCAGCCATCGGATACGTCGAGGTATGGACACTGCAATTCCTCATCTCTCTTACAAAGGGGACTCAGCGCGAGGGCGTTATTCATGGGGATCACCTGCAATGAGTTTATCTTCCAAGACCCTGCTGACCGCCATCTCGTTAAGATATTTCACGATATTAATCTCTTTCGGGTTGTACTCGATGAGGAGACTTCCTGTCAAAGGATTCGGACGCATCCCCTCTATGCCGGACGGAACGGGAATGGCGGCGAGGTCTTTCAGTTTCTTCAACGACACTCCCTTTATCGACGGGATTTCTATCCTTATACGCCCCGGAATATGGTGCACTATCCTGTACTGAATCATGCTTGATAAC of the Thermodesulfovibrionales bacterium genome contains:
- a CDS encoding extracellular solute-binding protein; translation: MKNLLSLLVAITVLLSFTLVGAEETLNGAGATFPYPVYSAWAFDYNKVTGVKLNYQSIGSGGGQRQITERTVDFGASDDPLKPEKLGGDKLIQFPAVIGGVVPVVNIQGVKDGELKLDSTALCKIYLGEIKYWDDATLKKMNPTASLPHTDITVVHRSDGSGTTA